From a single Cyclobacterium marinum DSM 745 genomic region:
- a CDS encoding heparinase II/III domain-containing protein has product MIKSKHLFLLISGIILSLNAFGQNLISSQYSEQELAEVLIPLKDWRPFPAIDDREAWSKADKEQMEFYLDYANENINYSWPYIPATKSLLIHRNGNRTEYQEISFEKRRVLGAMILAELYENKGRFIDPIVNGVWSICEESFWGVPAHLPKTDEYSGLMDVSKPFVDLFAAETAMYLAWADYFLGEKFDEISPQIRKRIRHETTNRIFEPLMNKHHGWMSSNANGRRPNNWNPWICSNWINAALLLEDDEQKRVAHINKATQVLDEFLTPYPEDGGCDEGPGYWGAAAASLFDNLSLLNEASNGAFQFAYEDEKVKNMGRYIYRAQISKDYFLNFADASPKPTMAGAMIYRYGKAIQDPDMMKFGAYYIAENEKALPRFHYFRHFFEVFMHEELENAEKGLPLPKDVWLKDIQVMVARDQEGSTDGFFLAAKGGHNDESHNHNDIGNYVVFYDGLPVLIDVGSGTYTRRTFSGERYSIWFNRSDYHNLPTVNGQTQTAGRAYQATKVAYETNRRSSSMTLDISASYPESAGLVSWQRDLALNRGKRVTIKDTYKLSKAGEIIQHLMTVYPVEVVKPGLISIAYQGKDGKVSPFEIQYNPNDMEVEVEKMPFDLPEDEGVASKWGQDMYRINLTSKGEVKAGKMDFTVSKK; this is encoded by the coding sequence ATGATTAAATCAAAACACTTATTCCTGCTTATTTCAGGGATTATATTATCCCTAAATGCATTCGGCCAGAACCTTATCAGTAGCCAATACAGCGAACAAGAGCTTGCAGAAGTACTGATCCCCCTAAAAGATTGGCGACCATTTCCGGCCATTGACGATAGAGAAGCTTGGAGCAAAGCGGACAAAGAGCAAATGGAATTTTATCTAGATTATGCCAATGAAAACATCAATTATTCATGGCCTTATATTCCTGCCACCAAGTCCTTGTTGATTCACAGGAATGGAAACAGGACCGAATACCAAGAAATTAGCTTTGAAAAAAGGAGGGTTTTAGGAGCCATGATTTTGGCAGAACTGTATGAGAACAAAGGAAGGTTTATTGATCCTATAGTCAATGGGGTATGGTCCATTTGTGAAGAGTCCTTTTGGGGAGTGCCGGCACACCTTCCCAAGACAGATGAGTATTCAGGATTAATGGATGTTTCCAAGCCATTTGTTGACCTATTTGCTGCGGAGACAGCCATGTATTTGGCCTGGGCAGATTACTTTTTGGGAGAGAAATTCGATGAAATTTCTCCTCAGATAAGAAAGAGAATCAGGCATGAAACCACCAATAGAATATTTGAACCTCTGATGAACAAACATCACGGATGGATGTCCTCAAATGCCAATGGCAGGCGTCCAAATAACTGGAACCCATGGATCTGCTCCAACTGGATCAATGCGGCATTATTGCTGGAAGACGATGAGCAAAAAAGAGTAGCCCATATCAATAAAGCCACACAAGTACTGGACGAATTTTTGACACCTTATCCCGAAGATGGGGGATGTGATGAGGGACCGGGCTATTGGGGTGCCGCAGCAGCCTCGTTATTTGATAACCTTTCTTTGCTGAATGAGGCATCAAATGGAGCTTTTCAGTTTGCCTATGAGGATGAAAAAGTAAAAAATATGGGGCGCTATATTTATAGGGCGCAAATTAGTAAAGATTACTTTCTGAATTTTGCAGATGCCAGTCCCAAACCTACCATGGCGGGAGCCATGATTTACAGGTATGGCAAGGCCATTCAGGATCCCGACATGATGAAATTTGGGGCTTACTATATAGCGGAAAATGAAAAAGCCTTGCCAAGGTTTCATTATTTCAGACATTTCTTTGAAGTGTTTATGCATGAGGAATTGGAAAATGCAGAGAAGGGACTTCCATTGCCAAAAGACGTTTGGCTAAAAGACATACAGGTAATGGTAGCCCGAGACCAGGAAGGAAGCACAGATGGCTTCTTCCTTGCTGCCAAAGGTGGGCACAATGATGAAAGCCACAACCACAATGACATCGGAAACTACGTGGTATTTTACGATGGGCTTCCTGTGTTAATAGATGTGGGAAGTGGAACTTATACCCGAAGGACTTTCAGTGGGGAGCGGTATTCCATTTGGTTCAACCGTTCGGACTACCACAACCTGCCTACTGTAAATGGGCAAACGCAAACAGCCGGAAGGGCCTACCAGGCCACGAAGGTTGCTTATGAAACCAATAGAAGAAGTTCATCCATGACTTTGGATATTAGCGCATCCTATCCCGAGTCAGCAGGTCTGGTTTCTTGGCAGCGAGACCTAGCGCTAAACCGTGGGAAAAGGGTAACAATTAAAGACACCTACAAGTTATCGAAAGCTGGAGAAATCATTCAGCACCTGATGACCGTTTATCCGGTAGAGGTAGTCAAGCCCGGTTTGATTTCCATTGCTTACCAAGGCAAAGACGGAAAAGTATCCCCCTTTGAAATCCAATACAATCCAAATGATATGGAAGTAGAAGTGGAGAAAATGCCATTTGATTTACCGGAAGATGAAGGCGTCGCAAGCAAGTGGGGTCAAGACATGTACCGAATCAACCTGACAAGCAAAGGTGAAGTAAAGGCCGGCAAAATGGACTTTACCGTCAGCAAGAAATAA
- a CDS encoding DUF5655 domain-containing protein, protein MALFKIENKERLINIKEQPFKLEKDIQSVTEKNLNSIFGLDFVKSEFSLNNFRIDTLAFDKDAGTFVIIEYKRDKNFSVIDQGYAYLSLMLNNKADFILEFNENSKETLKRNDVDWSQSRVIFISPSFTTYQKEAINFKDLPIELWEIKRYDNQTVNYNQIKTSGAQESVKTISRQDEAIEKVTKEIKVYTEDEHLEKGTEETKELYETLKSAILNLDELEVKPKKKYIAFVSGSNVVDIHIQKNALKMWLNLQQGDLDDPKEIARDVSSIGHWGNGDYEIVMRTDEEIEYILSLIKQSLKKNKK, encoded by the coding sequence ATGGCACTTTTTAAAATAGAAAATAAAGAGCGACTTATAAACATAAAGGAACAACCTTTCAAACTTGAAAAAGACATTCAATCGGTGACAGAGAAAAATCTGAATTCAATCTTCGGACTTGACTTTGTGAAATCAGAATTCAGCCTAAATAATTTTCGTATCGACACTTTAGCGTTTGACAAAGACGCAGGAACTTTTGTAATTATCGAATACAAACGAGACAAGAATTTTAGCGTAATTGACCAGGGATATGCCTATTTGTCGTTAATGCTTAACAATAAGGCGGACTTCATTCTTGAATTTAACGAAAACTCAAAAGAGACTTTAAAACGAAATGACGTTGATTGGTCGCAATCCAGAGTAATTTTTATTTCGCCTTCATTTACGACTTATCAAAAAGAAGCAATCAATTTTAAAGACTTACCGATTGAACTTTGGGAAATAAAGCGTTACGACAATCAAACGGTCAATTACAATCAAATCAAGACTTCAGGTGCGCAGGAAAGTGTCAAGACAATCAGCAGACAAGATGAAGCGATTGAAAAAGTAACTAAGGAAATCAAAGTTTACACAGAAGACGAGCATTTAGAAAAAGGAACGGAAGAAACGAAAGAACTCTACGAAACTTTGAAAAGTGCAATTTTAAACCTTGACGAATTAGAAGTAAAGCCAAAGAAAAAATACATTGCTTTTGTATCAGGCTCAAATGTAGTGGACATACACATTCAAAAGAACGCTTTGAAAATGTGGCTAAATTTACAACAAGGCGACCTTGACGACCCGAAAGAAATTGCAAGAGACGTTTCTTCGATCGGACATTGGGGAAATGGCGACTATGAAATTGTAATGCGGACAGATGAAGAAATAGAATACATTTTAAGCCTGATAAAGCAATCATTGAAAAAGAATAAAAAATAA
- a CDS encoding IS110 family RNA-guided transposase has protein sequence MEQEFVSMQVVNPQAAGVDVGSRSHWVAVGQSEKDVREYGVFNQDLFALADWLKEKDVKTVAMESTGTYWQNLYAVLISKGLHVVLCNGKFTKNIKGKKTDIKDCQWIQKLHTLGLLTSSFLPDGKTEELRTYCRQRANLLHLAASTSKKMQKNLRLLNLRLDVVVKDICGLTGLLIIRAICDGETDPEKLASFRHGNCRKSEEEIAKALQTNGRKDYLFALQQELDTYDHLQNKIDECDKEIDKMLNEIIQSDDNKRQHFIDAKPHKRVNKNTPKDIDLNLKSYQMFEGTDLLAIEGMSYSTVLALMSEVGLEGIRKFKTAKHFASWLRLAPNNKVSGGKVLSSKVPKGSNRLKIALRNAANAIGNLKDSTPLRDFFHRISFRKGRVSAISATTRKLAVIIWNMVVKGVPYINPEGYLFLDQKRKLGLVKRIKKQIDKFGLTNADLGLEIEPI, from the coding sequence ATGGAACAGGAATTTGTATCAATGCAAGTCGTTAATCCGCAGGCTGCGGGTGTCGATGTAGGCAGTCGCTCCCATTGGGTGGCTGTGGGGCAATCCGAAAAGGATGTGCGTGAATATGGAGTCTTTAACCAGGATCTGTTCGCTTTGGCAGATTGGTTGAAAGAAAAAGATGTAAAAACAGTGGCTATGGAAAGTACCGGAACTTACTGGCAAAACTTGTATGCGGTTTTGATTTCCAAAGGACTTCATGTGGTGCTTTGTAATGGAAAGTTTACCAAAAACATCAAAGGTAAGAAAACAGATATAAAGGACTGTCAGTGGATTCAGAAATTGCATACGCTAGGACTTTTGACCAGTAGTTTTTTACCAGATGGTAAGACAGAAGAACTCCGGACCTACTGTAGGCAAAGGGCTAATCTACTTCATTTAGCAGCCTCAACATCCAAGAAGATGCAAAAGAACCTTAGGTTGCTTAACTTGAGATTGGACGTAGTGGTCAAGGATATCTGTGGGCTGACTGGCCTGTTGATTATTAGGGCTATTTGTGATGGTGAAACTGATCCAGAAAAACTGGCCTCCTTCAGGCACGGAAACTGCCGGAAAAGTGAAGAAGAGATAGCCAAAGCCTTACAGACCAATGGCAGGAAAGATTACCTTTTCGCACTCCAGCAGGAACTTGACACCTACGACCACCTCCAAAATAAAATCGATGAGTGCGATAAGGAAATTGATAAGATGCTAAATGAAATCATCCAATCCGATGACAATAAGCGGCAGCATTTTATTGATGCGAAGCCCCACAAAAGAGTCAACAAAAATACCCCAAAAGACATTGATCTTAATTTGAAGTCCTATCAAATGTTTGAAGGTACTGACTTGCTTGCTATTGAAGGGATGAGTTATTCTACTGTTCTGGCACTAATGAGTGAGGTTGGCCTTGAAGGCATCAGGAAATTCAAAACAGCCAAGCATTTTGCATCATGGCTGCGGCTTGCACCAAACAATAAAGTAAGTGGGGGAAAAGTACTTTCCAGTAAAGTTCCAAAAGGAAGCAACAGACTGAAAATCGCATTACGGAATGCTGCCAATGCCATTGGAAACCTAAAGGATTCTACACCGCTACGAGACTTCTTCCATAGAATAAGCTTTAGAAAAGGAAGGGTTTCGGCTATAAGTGCCACCACCCGTAAGTTGGCGGTTATCATCTGGAATATGGTGGTGAAGGGAGTTCCCTATATTAACCCTGAAGGCTATCTCTTCCTAGATCAGAAAAGAAAATTGGGTTTAGTTAAAAGGATAAAGAAACAAATCGATAAATTCGGTCTTACCAATGCGGACCTGGGACTCGAAATTGAGCCAATTTAA